AACCAAAGAAAAGAAAAGGAACAGAACTCTGAGCCTAATAGATATCAAGAGTTTTCATCTGAAAGATTATGGGATTGAATCtccataattataatttttaaaattatttatGTTTTAGAATTGATTAAGTTGTGGGAGGACTATCCGTCAAAAGATGAAAAGAAATTATGAGCTCGACTCTGCATAAtcataatttttaaaattatttatGTTTTAAAATTGATTATGTTGTGGGAGTACTATCCGTCGAAAGATGAAAAGAAAAGGAGCTAAACATCCGTACGAAAAACTCACGAGATATATATATGATTGCCAAATATTTGATGATGTCTCTTTGCAGAAGCTAGCTTTCACAAAATTCTTAGTGTGCATCATGCTTTTGTAGAAtatatatcattaattattattatcaagtctTTTTCACAAAGTGATTTGTCACTCTCCATATATACGAACCTTTTGATTTGCCACTATAATTTTACATAATACTATATGTcaataacaataagtatattgttcatagtgtttttttttatataaatcctTATTACAATCtactcatatcttcaaaatttatttttttaaaatcgaATTATGACTCTCGTAAAGAGACAAACGTCATATTATTGGATTCCATCCTGATTGGCATATTGTTTATAGTGTTAACTCTTATATAGACTATATATTCTCATAAATTcggtaatatattaaaattatcaaaCTACCTAATTTCTTGCAAGTCATGACATGATAATCTAATTATAACTCGTCATCTCTTGATCTTATTGGAGTTTGAAAAATCGAAACAAGGAGTAATGGTCCGAATTAATCttccattacatatatatatatatatatatataatcgatataAATATCATATTACTTCTTCCGTCTCAAATTagatacaaatttaaatatattttttcgtCGTAAAATATATGTAAATTTgacaagtttaaaattaaaaagGCATGTTCTTCCCATTTTATCCACCGCCAACTTTTTCAACACATTTTAACATTTTACGTACAGCACTTATATGCTAATGATTGCTAGGTTATATTTGTCGAATTACTACTTTCATCCTCCATTTCTTAATCTATAAAAAATCCAAATATTTGTATCTAATTTAAGATGGGTGGAGTATATTTTATTAGAATGTGATGAAGACAAGACAAGAAGCTAACCTGTTAACATCGTTATCGAACTGAAGTTGAGGGAAGCAGCACTATGTATGCATGTGAAAATAAAAAATGAAAGATCTCGAACAGGTTAGGTTATTCATAATTTCATATCATATGGTGTATGCATATGCTAGCTACAAGTTAAAAACAGCAAGCAGAAGTGTAGTACGTTTATCCCTATCCACAACATTTTCTTGTCAAAAAAAGGAATTCCACTTCTCTTACTTTAAATACCCAAACAACAACATACAATTATATTCTAACAATAATATGATTTGCCCCAACTTCTCTTGTCCAGGGTAAAATCTAATTTTTAGATATGTTTCTTTTTATTTTCAAATACACATACATCTACATTACTCAATTAGGCCCAAATTAATTCATTTGCTTCAAATTAAGCACcattttgtttttgtttgtttagATAATTCTAATACAATTCTATCCATAAATTTTCGACATTCGCTTTTCATGAGTCGAACTCTCGGTCTCCCATAGATATAAATGTCGAATCATTAAGCCATTGACATATGTTTATCAATTAGGCACCAATGATTAGATTCACCCAATTATCTCATTCTCATCCATGAGATACAGAGACTATGATGGACATTTTCCAAACTTGAATCAATAATTTCACCAataattagttataataataattgagCATTATTGATCCCAGTAAAAAGGGTTTTGTGCAAATAATACTACCACTGAATATATCAGATAAAGATGTAGGTTTTAGAGTCGCCAATTGGGAAGCCAACCTTAAAGGTAAGGTAAAAAGCATGGGCTtcattcatttcatttcattttacTCTAAAAAGGGAAAACCCCCAAATAAAGTATATCCAGTCATATCAAACAACAAAACAGTACTACTAAAACATACGTGGCCCCTCCCCTCCCTTCCCTCTCTTACAAAACAAAAACATCATCAAAATGATCATTTCCGTTTACCAACAAGACTTTactctcttcatcatcatcatcgtcaaccTTCTTCTTCCCCACGTCATCCTCATCCTCATCTCCTTCTCCTTGATTGCATAAAGAAGCACTCATTTCGTACTCTGCAAGTTTCCTAGCTTTCGTAGCTTCGCATTCCCAGTCCGTACTGACTAACACAACATACAGTATCGACACGGCACAAGCGATCTGGGCCGATAAAAGCCCATACCAAAGCCCAGAAAATCCAACCTTAAGCCCGAAAGCAAGGCCCACAGCGACAGGCGTCCCCACAAAGTAAAACGAGCCTAAATTGATGCGGGCCCCAATAACCGGCCGAGCAGTCCCCCTGAGAATCCCACAACCGGTGGTCTGAGGACAGTTTCCGAGTTCGCACAGTCCAATTATTGGCATGACGGAAGCAACTAGAGTCTTGACTAAATCGTCGTTTGTGAATAAGCCAGCCCACCTTTCTTTGAGAATGACTGTCCATGTCACGCTGATGAAGCCGACGATGAATGCTGAGCCTAATGCAACTATGGCTGCTAACTTGGCCTTGTACGGCTGACCAGCTCCCAGCGCATTTCCAAcctgaaaaaaaaaaattgttatttgcACGTGCTCAATTGTCAAGAACCAAATATGTACGTGGATAAACTATTTGATGATTTTAAAAGAGGTCCTACCATAGTTTTCGTGATGCAATGAAAAATGCTAACATTGCTTGGAGGGGACCAAACCCAAATAAAGGAACATTATATAGTTGTGATGCCAACAAAATGTATGACCTAAATTATATTTGGCAAAGAAAAGAACAAAAAAGAGAGGACTTGGTAATTCTACACTATCCGTCTATCACTATCTATGCATTATTTATGATACCATTATAACACACTAGCAACTCTCATCAGTTGTGGTCCAAACCAAAGAAACATCTCTGTTTGATATATACATGCAGTTTCATGTAATTTCTCCAATGCATACGGAACAGAACAAAAATGTTAGATTAGATTGAAAAGTAATGTCCTTTTTGTGCTTCTCAATTGCAAATGAACAATATTTTTTACCAATTCCTAGACAAATCTACAACTTGCTCAAATTTGGAATTCCCAAATGCTTTATTAAACCAATCTGAAACTGTGATTGGCCAATATTCTTTTTCGGAATCCCAAATTTAGGACTAGAATAGACAGAAACTAACGTCTTTTAGTTGCAAATGAATAATCTTATACGAGAATTTTACAACTTGTTCGAATTTGGAATTCCCAAATGGAATATTGGCCTATATTCATTTGGAGAATCCAAAATTTGGGACTGGATTAGATAGAAACTAATGTCTATTAGTGCTTCTCAATTGCAAATGAACAATTTTTAACTTTCCTAGACTTGCCCTCTTATCTAAAATGTAGCAATTCCTAGACAAGTTTACAAATTTGGAATTTCCCAAATAGAATTATATATTGACCGATACTGATGTGATTAGGGAAACTTACACGGGCAGAGACGCAACCAGCCAAAGCCATTGGAACAGTATACATCATGCTAGTGGTCTGAATAATAATCCCAGTAGCAGCAACTGCCAGTGTTGGATTTTGAAGATATCCAGCTAACACAATCACAATCTCATACCACCACCATTCTAAACAAATCCCAAGACAACTCGGCACTGCAAGCTTCAACAGAGGTCCCAATCCACCGAAAACCCCACCAATCCCCGCAGTCCATCTCATCTCCCATCTTCCACTCCCCCaaacataccccacaagcaaaatCACCATGTTCAAGTTCGTCACAACAGAGGCCATTGCAACACC
The nucleotide sequence above comes from Rutidosis leptorrhynchoides isolate AG116_Rl617_1_P2 unplaced genomic scaffold, CSIRO_AGI_Rlap_v1 contig324, whole genome shotgun sequence. Encoded proteins:
- the LOC139882903 gene encoding protein DETOXIFICATION 54-like, whose product is MTDKLQKDPDFSIHEFPSLSRVIQELKELWAMALPITAMNCLVYVRAVVSVLFLGRLGSLELAGGALSIGFTNITGYSVLVGLASGLEPVCSQAYGSRNWDLLLLSLQRMILILFFAIIPISLLWINLESIMLFMKQDKGITSMAATYTMYALPDLLTNTLLQPLRVFLRSQQVTKPMMWCTLVAVIFHIPLNYVLVMVMKLGVPGVAMASVVTNLNMVILLVGYVWGSGRWEMRWTAGIGGVFGGLGPLLKLAVPSCLGICLEWWWYEIVIVLAGYLQNPTLAVAATGIIIQTTSMMYTVPMALAGCVSARVGNALGAGQPYKAKLAAIVALGSAFIVGFISVTWTVILKERWAGLFTNDDLVKTLVASVMPIIGLCELGNCPQTTGCGILRGTARPVIGARINLGSFYFVGTPVAVGLAFGLKVGFSGLWYGLLSAQIACAVSILYVVLVSTDWECEATKARKLAEYEMSASLCNQGEGDEDEDDVGKKKVDDDDDEESKVLLVNGNDHFDDVFVLGRKADQLGNLVPYTVHSTRACWAAEDFSITDCDRDSRWRDYSAGKSKNFGLVFNTAGAKEAA